Within Sorangiineae bacterium MSr11367, the genomic segment GATCAACGTAGCAAGCACGGACGAGAGCAGTTTGACCCGTGGCTCGTCGCCGGCAAGCTCGGTGCGACCACCGGCATTGCCGAGGTAGAAGCCCTCGAGCTGTCCGGACCAATGGGCGAAGTGGCCGCTACCGGCAAAGACGACCTCGGCGTCGCCGCCAGGCCCACCCTCGCCTTCGGCATCGAGATCGACGCTCCCCCAGTCGATCTGGGCCGGGCTCTCCACGTCGCCCACAGCCTCCGACCACGAGAGGCGCACCGGCAGCGCGGGCGTGTGCCGCGGCCGCGGGGCGAACAAGTCGACCATCGAATCGGCGATTTTCACGGCGAGGATGCGCGCCACCAAGCCGACGTCCACCGTGGTGCGCACGAAATACGGGTAAACCGCGGTGCCGAGAAGCGGAAGAATTTTCTTCGACGTGCAAACCTCGCGCACGTAGCGATCGGCCAGCGCCGCCGGCACGCCAACGTCCGATTCGCGCACGCGGGTCATCGCCGCGTTGGCCCACCAGCGCAGCACGTGCGCGAGCACCTTCTTGACCTTGTCGCTCGCCTTGATCGACATCGGCGCGACCTGCGCGAGGATCGTTTTCACTTCGTCCTCGATGTCTTCCTCCGACGCAAGGACGAGCCGCACGAAATCGCCGAAGGCGCGTCCGCTCGAGCGCCGGATCATCTCGTGTTTCACCGCCGTCACCAAGGCTTGGGCACTCGCGGCAAGGCGCTCGCGCTGCTCGGTTTCGTCCTTGGACGGGGTCATCGAGCGCAGGAGCCCGACGAGCTCCGCACGGATGCTCTCGGCTTCGTCCTGGAGCTCCTTATCCTTCACGCGCTCCGCCATCTTCGAGCGCAACCGGCTCGCCAACAGCGACACACCGCTCTTGGGCAAGCCGTTTTCCTCGCCCTCCACCGCCGCCCACTTGGCTTCGGCATCGGCCATGTGGCGCGCCACCGCGCGCGACTCGAAGTAGCCGCGCTTCACGGTCTCGTAGTCGGCATCGCCGGGACCGAGCGTCCGCATTTGGTCCGCGTACGGGTTGCGGATCCAAAACATGTTCGAAAAAGCCTCTTTGCCCCACTGGTAGACCCACGACGACTGGCTCTTCGCCCAAAAGTCGACGCACGCCTCCTGCACGCGCGATTCCCAGCGGTCTTTCGCGTTGTCGCTGCGCAGAGCGCCCAGGCTCATGTCGAACTTGGTGAGCGCCACGAAGAGGCTCGGGCTCTTGATCTCGTTCGGCGAGAGCGGTGCACCGGATTGGCGGATGCGCAGCCAATTTTCGACCTGCGACTGAAGTTGCACCGCCTCCGGCTTGGTCGGCCCGGGCGAACAAAGAACGAGCGCGGTGATCTCGCGGTCGAGGGCATATTGTTCGAAGAGAAAGGTCAGCTTGCCGCGCTTGTACACTTCGATGGCGTGCTCGAGCCGGCCGACGTTGAGCTCCGCGGGGCCGAAGCCATTGATGCCTTTGAGGGCGCGGCCACCCGGAAAATCCAGGAGATCGGTGCCGTCGAGCAGGCCCCCTGCTGCCCGGGCGTCCGGGCGCAGGACGAGGCGCAGCTCGGCGATGACCGCCGAGAGAATGCCCGGTTCGATGGCCACCTCCCGCCCGAGCTCGGGCACGAAGGCCCGCACCGGCTCACGCGCCGTTCCCAGCGAATTGAGGCAGCCTGCATCGATGATGCTCGTCGCCCCTTGGGTCGCGCGCACGTGGTCGAGGCCCACCTCGACGTGAGAAGCGTGGCCCAGCACCTCGAGCCCTTGCACGAGCACGCGCAGAAGCTGCTCGAGCGTGCGCGCATAACCGGGGCCGCCGACCAGCAGCGAGTAGACGAGGATCCACCCCGGCGCCGTGGTGATGGTGCGCGCCCAGCCCGCATCCAGCGACTGCATCTGACGACGCAGCTCGTTCAAGTAGGGGTGACGGTCGTGGTACTTTTTCTGAAGGTTGTGCCAGACGCTTTCCCAGGCGGTGGCATAGAGCGCGGGCGCCGGCGGCCCTGCTTGCACGCGCGCATCGCGCAAGCAGCGTGCGACCCGCTCCGCATCGACCGGCGGTGCGGTGCACTCGACGAGGAAGCCCGTGGCCAACGACTCGAGCAGCACGTCCAGGGGCAGAACCTGGCATTCGAAATCGCCGCGGGTCAGTGGACGGCCGGGCAAGGTCGAAAAGCGCGTCACCACGCCGGTGGACTCGACGCCCTTGGCTGGGTTGATCTCGCGCAAAAAATCGAGCTCGCGCTCCCCCGACACGACGCGGAGATGCCCCAGCTCGTGCGAGAGCAGAGCCCCCACGAGAAAGCTTTTTCCTGCCTGCGAGGGGCCGAAGAACCCGAGGCACTGCGGACGGCCGAAGGCCTTCTTCAACTTCTGCGCGCGAAGCCGCAAGTCGCGCAAAAGCGGCGCCTCGACCATGTCTTCCGAGGCGCCCAGCGCCATGGATGCGCCCTCTTCCAGCCTCGTGATGCTGTCGGCAATTTGCTGATCTAGTTGTGCCATCGGCCGTTCTTGTCCTGCCATTGTACCTTCACGGAGCCAAAGGATCCGCCCGGACGAAGCGTGACGTCGAAGGTCGCCCCCTCCCCCGTCCGCGGCGATTGCGGATCGAG encodes:
- a CDS encoding putative virulence factor, coding for MAQLDQQIADSITRLEEGASMALGASEDMVEAPLLRDLRLRAQKLKKAFGRPQCLGFFGPSQAGKSFLVGALLSHELGHLRVVSGERELDFLREINPAKGVESTGVVTRFSTLPGRPLTRGDFECQVLPLDVLLESLATGFLVECTAPPVDAERVARCLRDARVQAGPPAPALYATAWESVWHNLQKKYHDRHPYLNELRRQMQSLDAGWARTITTAPGWILVYSLLVGGPGYARTLEQLLRVLVQGLEVLGHASHVEVGLDHVRATQGATSIIDAGCLNSLGTAREPVRAFVPELGREVAIEPGILSAVIAELRLVLRPDARAAGGLLDGTDLLDFPGGRALKGINGFGPAELNVGRLEHAIEVYKRGKLTFLFEQYALDREITALVLCSPGPTKPEAVQLQSQVENWLRIRQSGAPLSPNEIKSPSLFVALTKFDMSLGALRSDNAKDRWESRVQEACVDFWAKSQSSWVYQWGKEAFSNMFWIRNPYADQMRTLGPGDADYETVKRGYFESRAVARHMADAEAKWAAVEGEENGLPKSGVSLLASRLRSKMAERVKDKELQDEAESIRAELVGLLRSMTPSKDETEQRERLAASAQALVTAVKHEMIRRSSGRAFGDFVRLVLASEEDIEDEVKTILAQVAPMSIKASDKVKKVLAHVLRWWANAAMTRVRESDVGVPAALADRYVREVCTSKKILPLLGTAVYPYFVRTTVDVGLVARILAVKIADSMVDLFAPRPRHTPALPVRLSWSEAVGDVESPAQIDWGSVDLDAEGEGGPGGDAEVVFAGSGHFAHWSGQLEGFYLGNAGGRTELAGDEPRVKLLSSVLATLINHDGNPSR